The following are from one region of the Flavobacteriaceae bacterium UJ101 genome:
- a CDS encoding peptide-methionine (S)-S-oxide reductase (Has an important function as a repair enzyme for proteins that have been inactivated by oxidation. Catalyzes the reversible oxidation-reduction of methionine sulfoxide in proteins to methionine; Belongs to the MsrA Met sulfoxide reductase family.; KEGG: dfe:Dfer_0925 peptide-methionine (S)-S-oxide reductase), with the protein MELNLSSIHKIGFGGGCHWCTEAVFQFLKGVVKVEQGWIASKEKDNYFSEAVIVTYNATLISLEDLIEIHLYTHKSTSNHSMRMKYRSAIYYFFEEQKMKSLYKIDSLQSLFEEKIITKVLPFETFKASREEIQNYYQKNPRKPFCEKYINPKLDLLLKKYTLFVDSKKIIHSKKSKNEKFKIENNE; encoded by the coding sequence ATGGAATTAAACTTATCATCTATACATAAAATAGGTTTTGGAGGAGGATGTCATTGGTGTACAGAAGCTGTTTTTCAATTTTTAAAAGGTGTGGTTAAAGTTGAACAAGGTTGGATAGCTTCGAAGGAAAAGGATAATTATTTTTCAGAAGCAGTTATTGTGACATATAACGCTACTTTAATTTCATTAGAGGATTTGATTGAGATCCATTTATATACACATAAAAGTACATCGAATCATAGTATGCGTATGAAGTATAGGTCGGCGATTTATTATTTTTTTGAAGAACAAAAAATGAAAAGCTTATATAAAATTGATAGTTTACAATCTTTATTTGAGGAGAAAATTATTACAAAAGTACTACCTTTTGAAACGTTTAAAGCTTCTAGAGAAGAAATACAAAATTATTACCAGAAAAATCCTCGTAAACCTTTTTGTGAGAAATATATTAATCCAAAGTTAGATTTGTTATTAAAAAAGTATACCTTGTTTGTTGATAGTAAAAAAATAATTCATAGTAAAAAAAGTAAAAATGAAAAGTTCAAAATTGAAAATAACGAATAG
- the msrA gene encoding peptide-methionine (S)-S-oxide reductase (Has an important function as a repair enzyme for proteins that have been inactivated by oxidation. Catalyzes the reversible oxidation-reduction of methionine sulfoxide in proteins to methionine; Belongs to the MsrA Met sulfoxide reductase family.; KEGG: malg:MALG_03033 peptide-methionine (S)-S-oxide reductase), producing the protein MNTYKKAYIAGGCFWGMEDLFRKRKGIIDTEVGYLGGENKYPTYKNHPGHAEGIELIYDPNETSFKEILDYFYRVHDPTTVDQQGNDKGSSYRSTIFFQNEEEKKIAEEVIKIVDDSGRWKSKVVTTLEPFTKFWKAEEYHQDYLEKNPNGYTCHFERFGSFFK; encoded by the coding sequence ATGAATACATATAAGAAAGCCTATATAGCAGGAGGTTGTTTTTGGGGAATGGAAGATCTCTTTAGAAAAAGAAAAGGAATTATAGATACAGAAGTAGGATATTTAGGAGGGGAAAATAAATACCCTACATATAAAAACCACCCAGGGCATGCAGAAGGTATCGAATTAATTTATGACCCGAATGAGACTTCGTTTAAAGAAATTTTAGATTATTTCTATAGAGTACATGATCCGACAACAGTTGATCAACAAGGAAATGATAAAGGTTCGAGTTATCGTTCAACGATTTTTTTTCAAAATGAAGAAGAAAAAAAAATAGCAGAGGAAGTTATAAAAATTGTGGATGACTCTGGGAGGTGGAAAAGTAAAGTAGTAACTACTTTAGAGCCTTTTACGAAGTTTTGGAAAGCGGAAGAATATCATCAAGATTATTTAGAGAAGAACCCTAATGGATATACATGTCATTTTGAACGATTCGGTAGTTTTTTTAAATAA
- the msrB gene encoding peptide-methionine (R)-S-oxide reductase (Belongs to the MsrB Met sulfoxide reductase family.; KEGG: vfu:vfu_A01949 peptide-methionine (R)-S-oxide reductase), with the protein MNNKMLTWKEVLHLSTQGNLIPDKRVEKTEDEWRKLLTPEQFRITRQKGTERPHSGALCSLYEAGQYNCVCCDTPLFDSTIKYDSGTGWPSFTQPVKENAVAYKKDTSFGMVRIETLCNTCDAHLGHVFPDGPEPSGLRYCINSESLVLESDSMEVK; encoded by the coding sequence ATGAACAACAAAATGCTTACTTGGAAAGAAGTTTTACATTTGAGTACGCAAGGAAACTTAATTCCAGACAAACGTGTAGAAAAAACTGAAGATGAATGGCGTAAATTGTTAACTCCAGAACAATTTCGAATTACAAGACAAAAAGGTACAGAACGTCCTCATTCAGGAGCTTTATGTAGTCTTTATGAAGCAGGTCAGTATAATTGTGTATGTTGTGATACACCATTATTTGACTCAACGATAAAGTATGATTCAGGTACAGGTTGGCCGAGTTTTACACAACCTGTGAAAGAGAATGCAGTGGCTTATAAAAAAGATACGTCTTTTGGAATGGTACGCATAGAAACTTTATGCAATACGTGTGATGCACATTTAGGACATGTTTTTCCAGACGGCCCTGAGCCAAGTGGATTACGTTATTGTATTAATTCTGAATCATTGGTTTTAGAGAGTGATAGTATGGAGGTAAAGTAA
- a CDS encoding uncharacterized protein (To B.subtilis YyaP.): protein MNKNIVFIAKSLDGFIAGINGELEWLHSIPNPENKDMGFVNLMNEIDAIVMGRTTFETVCNFGGEWPYRKPVFVLSHSLKEVPEKLKEKAIILSGDIKEVLNHIHQKGFHKLYIDGGKTVQNFLKEDLIDELRISTIPILLGDGIPLFNKIPNSLKFNHIKTEVFLNQIVQSHYERA, encoded by the coding sequence ATGAATAAAAATATTGTATTTATTGCCAAAAGCTTAGACGGGTTCATAGCAGGTATAAATGGAGAATTGGAGTGGCTACATTCTATCCCAAATCCAGAAAATAAGGATATGGGGTTCGTTAATTTAATGAATGAAATTGATGCTATCGTTATGGGGCGAACTACTTTTGAAACAGTTTGTAACTTTGGTGGTGAATGGCCTTATCGTAAGCCAGTATTTGTTTTGAGTCATTCGTTAAAAGAAGTTCCAGAAAAACTTAAAGAAAAAGCCATTATATTAAGTGGTGATATAAAAGAGGTTTTAAACCATATTCACCAAAAAGGTTTTCACAAATTATATATTGATGGAGGAAAAACAGTTCAAAATTTTCTAAAAGAAGATTTAATTGATGAGCTTAGAATTTCTACTATTCCTATTTTATTAGGAGATGGAATTCCTTTATTCAACAAAATACCCAACTCACTAAAATTTAACCATATAAAAACAGAAGTGTTTTTAAACCAAATCGTTCAAAGTCATTACGAACGAGCGTAA
- a CDS encoding GTPase Era (An essential GTPase that binds both GDP and GTP, with rapid nucleotide exchange. Plays a role in 16S rRNA processing and 30S ribosomal subunit biogenesis and possibly also in cell cycle regulation and energy metabolism; Belongs to the TRAFAC class TrmE-Era-EngA-EngB-Septin- like GTPase superfamily. Era GTPase family; Contains 1 Era-type G (guanine nucleotide-binding) domain; Contains 1 KH type-2 domain.), giving the protein MKAEKKHKAGFVNIIGNPNVGKSTLMNQLVGERLSIITSKAQTTRHRILGIVSDENYQIVFSDTPGVIKPAYEMQEGMMTFVKQAFKDADVLLYMVEVGDKVLKDEVFMDKIKNTDIPVLLLINKIDQSDQEKLIQEVGYWKETLPKAEIIPLSALEGFNIETIKELIVEKLPESPAFYPKDALTDKPERFFVNETIREKILLNYKKEIPYSVEVETDEFKEDEKIIRIHANVYVERDSQKGILIGHQGKMLKKTATEARLDLEKFFQKKVFLELFVKVNKDWRKNKKQLKRFGYDN; this is encoded by the coding sequence ATGAAAGCAGAGAAGAAACATAAAGCAGGATTTGTTAATATAATTGGGAATCCTAATGTAGGAAAATCAACTTTGATGAACCAATTAGTAGGAGAGCGATTGTCTATTATTACTTCAAAAGCTCAAACAACACGTCATCGTATTTTAGGAATTGTGAGTGATGAGAATTATCAAATTGTTTTTTCTGATACTCCAGGAGTGATTAAACCCGCTTATGAAATGCAAGAAGGGATGATGACTTTTGTAAAACAAGCTTTTAAAGATGCAGATGTTTTGCTTTATATGGTTGAAGTAGGGGATAAGGTTTTGAAAGATGAAGTTTTTATGGACAAAATTAAGAACACAGATATTCCTGTTTTGTTATTAATTAATAAAATTGATCAATCAGACCAAGAAAAATTAATCCAAGAAGTTGGATATTGGAAAGAAACATTACCAAAAGCTGAGATCATTCCACTTTCTGCTTTAGAAGGTTTTAATATTGAAACGATTAAAGAGTTAATTGTAGAAAAACTTCCTGAATCACCTGCTTTTTATCCTAAAGATGCTTTAACGGATAAACCAGAGCGTTTTTTTGTAAATGAGACCATTCGTGAAAAGATTTTATTAAATTATAAAAAAGAAATTCCTTATTCTGTAGAAGTAGAAACCGATGAATTTAAAGAAGATGAAAAAATTATTCGGATTCATGCTAATGTATATGTGGAACGTGATTCACAAAAAGGGATTCTTATTGGTCATCAAGGAAAGATGCTAAAGAAAACTGCAACAGAAGCACGATTAGATTTAGAAAAATTCTTTCAAAAAAAGGTTTTCTTAGAACTTTTTGTTAAAGTAAATAAAGATTGGCGTAAAAATAAAAAACAATTAAAACGCTTCGGATATGATAATTAA